Proteins from a genomic interval of Centroberyx gerrardi isolate f3 chromosome 23, fCenGer3.hap1.cur.20231027, whole genome shotgun sequence:
- the LOC139920840 gene encoding E3 ubiquitin-protein ligase TRIM39, with protein sequence MATTGNLSEEQVHCSICLDVFTNPVSIPCGHNFCQSCILGYWKTSPLYQCPMCKKSFYKRPDISVNTVLREIAEQFKEIRVRSVEQQQEVKANKEEEQVKVEKEKKWTMDRRKKEDEERLLEKDQKQQVLEELKQKQEEERRKKEGSKEKPAEKKPFMGLQEELPPLVPPLHVPKTSPPPSPSSPPPGCEMSPPATPQGPSPPLPQTTPPPSPQVPPPPAPQTSSAPLIWEEVLCDVCLGEDRPKAVKSCLVCLTSYCEEHLKSHTARFTKHKLMEPVANMEDRMCPKHERLLELFCKKDQTCVCVLCTETDHRAHYTVPVEREWTEKKAQLKRTEIDVQQMIQDRLKKVEEIKHSVELNKASAQKEIADSMQVFSELVRSIQRTQAELVLAIEEKQRQTERCAEGLITELEQEITELKRRNTDLENVARTDHIHFLQSFPALSTPPSVKDWSGTNVPTDMCVGITRRAVSKLQATLNEMINKLAESEIKKILKYTADLTLDPDTANPWLQLSQDRRQVRHLGAWQDLPDNPDRFDTVVIVLGHEGFTSGRHYWEVQVGDKDDWYLGVARSSVNRKGRISVSTAQGYWALAMKKGQEYRVSTSPPLLLTLDNKPKRVGVYVDYEEGQVSFYDVRARTHIYTFKDRFMEKILPFFYLYCCDKASDTMVICPVSEKTLIKQS encoded by the exons ATGGCCACTACTGGCAACCTTTCTGAAGAGCAGGTgcactgctccatctgtcttgACGTCTTCACCAACCCCGTATCCATCCCCTGTGGACACAACTTCTGCCAGAGCTGCATCCTGGGATACTGGAAGACCAGCCCTTTGTATCAGTGCCCTATGTGCAAGAAGTCCTTCTACAAAAGGCCCGATATTAGCGTTAACACTGTTCTGAGGGAAATCGCTGAGCAATTCAAAGAGATCAGGGTTAGAAGCGTGGAGCAACAGCAGGAGGTAAAGGCAAacaaggaggaggaacaggtaaaagtggagaaagagaagaagtggACCATGGACAGAAGGaaaaaggaggatgaggagaggctCCTGGAGAAAGACCAGAAGCAGCAGGTTCTGGAGGAGCTGAAAcaaaagcaggaggaggagaggagaaagaaagagggctCAAAGGAGAAACCGGCAGAGAAGAAGCCATTCATGGGACTGCAAGAGGAATTACCACCGTTGGTACCTCCGCTGCATGTGCCCAAAACCTCTCCACCGCCATCACCATCATCTCCACCTCCAGGGTGCGAAATGTCACCTCCAGCCACGCCTCAAGGGCCATCACCACCGCTGCCCCAAACGACGCCCCCGCCCTCACCACAAGTTCCCCCGCCTCCAGCTCCCCAAACCTCATCTGCACCACTCATCTGGGAGGAGGTCCTCTGCGATGTGTGCCTGGGGGAAGACAGGCCGAAAGCTGTCAAGTCCTGCCTGGTGTGCCTGACCTCCTACTGCGAGGAGCATCTCAAGTCCCACACGGCCAGGTTCACCAAGCACAAGCTGATGGAGCCTGTCGCCAACATGGAGGACAGGATGTGCCCGAAGCACGAAAGGCTCCTGGAGCTGTTCTGTAAGAAGGATCAAACCTGCGTGTGCGTACTGTGCACCGAGACGGACCATAGGGCACACTACACCGTCCCTGTAGAGAGGGAATGGACAGAGAAAAAG GCGCAGCTGAAGAGGACAGAAATAGACGTCCAGCAAATGATCCAGGACAGACTGAAGAAAGTGGAGGAGATCAAACACTCTGTGGAGCTCAACAAA GCGAGCGCCCAGAAGGAGATAGCGGACAGCATGCAGGTCTTCTCGGAGCTGGTGCGCTCCATCCAGAGGACGCAGGCTGAGCTGGTCTTGGCCAtagaggagaagcagaggcagACGGAGAGGTGCGCCGAGGGCCTCATCACCGAACTGGAGCAGGAAATCACTGAGTTGAAGAGGAGGAATACAGACCTGGAAAACGTGGCGCGCACCGACCACATCCATTTCCTACAG AGTTTCCCAGCCCTTAGCACTCCTCCATCTGTCAAAGACTGGTCTGGGACCAATGTTCCCACTGACATGTGTGTTGGCATCACCAGGAGAGCTGTGTCCAAACTGCAGGCAACATTAAATGAGATGATAAACAAACTGGCTGAAAGTG AGATCAAAAAGATTCTGAAATACACAG CGGATTTAACTCTGGACCCTGACACAGCCAACCCGTGGCTGCAGCTTTCTCAGGACAGACGTCAGGTGAGGCACCTGGGGGCGTGGCAGGACCTCCCAGACAACCCTGATCGCTTTGACACGGTGGTCATCGTCCTGGGCCACGAGGGCTTCacctctgggagacattactggGAGGTCCAGGTAGGGGACAAGGACGACTGGTACCTGGGCGTGGCTAGATCCTCTGTCAACAGAAAGGGGAGGATCTCTGTAAGCACCGCCCAAGGCTACTGGGCTCTGGCCATGAAGAAAGGCCAGGAGTACCGGGTGTCAACGTCCCCACCGTTACTGCTGACCCTCGACAACAAGCCCAAACGGGTGGGTGTCTACGTGGACTACGAGGAGGGGCAAGTGTCGTTTTATGACGTGAGGGCCCGGACCCACATTTACACGTTCAAGGATAGATTTATGGAGAAGATCTTGCCCTTCTTTTACCTGTACTGCTGCGACAAAGCCTCTGACACCATGGTGATCTGTCCCGTCAGCGAGAAGACTCTAATTAAGCAAAGCTAa